TGAACATGATACAAAAAAAATTCCTGCTCAATTTCTCAAAAGAGGTCTCCGAACAGCCGCACATCTACCATTTAGTCAAAGATTACGACCTTATCGTCAACATCTTTCGGGCAAAGATAACCGACGAGGCCGAAGGTTTTATGATCCTGGAAATATCGGGGGAAAAAGATGCCCTGAGGAAAGGCATTGCCTACCTTAGAGATCAGAACGTCGGTGTAGGCGAAGCGGAAAAGGGTGTTGTCTGGGATGAAGAGCGGTGTACACAGTGCGGGAACTGTCTCTCCCACTGCCCTACCCATGCTTTACGAATAGATGACCCTGCCACGATGCATATCATCTTTGATGCCGAGGCCTGTATCGAATGTCTTGCCTGCATAAAGAACTGCCCCTATGGTGCCTGTACTTCGGTTTTCTAAACGCAATTTTCGGGCCCTCTCCTTTCGGGGGGCCCATTATCGGATAAACGATGAGGCCTTTGATTCTGCCCGGCGTTATCTCCCGGTGCTTCGAAAAGAGCTGGAGAAGTATATCCGCCATTTCCCCGACTTTCAGAGATCCCTAACCCCGCTTGCGGTTCTGCAGACCCCGGCTCCGGAATCAGCCATCAGGATGCACAAGGCCTCCTTAAGCATCGGAGTAGGCCCCATGGCTGCGGTTGCCGGAACCTTTGCGCAACTGGCTGTTGAAAAGGCCTTATCCGAGGGGCTTGACGAGGCGATCGTTGAAAACGGCGGGGATGTCTTTATGAAACTCGAGCACGAACTTATTCTAGCCCTCTATGCAGGAAAAGCTCCGGAGGGGTTCCGGCATCTGGCATTCCGTATCCAAGCCGAACAAACGCCCCTGGCGGTCTGTTCTTCAAGTTCAAAGATGGGGCACTCACTCAGTTTTGGAAGAGCGGATCTGGTAACGGTAGTGGCTCCCGATGCCGCCATAGCCGATGCGGCGGCAACCTGGGGGGCAAACAGCATCGACTCTCCAAAGGAACTGGAGCGCAGAGCGGAAGAGATCACGGCCCTTCCCGGAGTACAAGGGGTTCTCATCATTCTTGACGGGACAATGGCCATGGCGGGGAAGCTTCCTCCTCTCATCCGCCATGTCGATCCACGGCTTGAAAGCCGGGTAAGTAAAGACAAAAAGAGTAACTATCCCGGATAGGGAAAAAAAGGGAATTAGGGCTCAGCCCATCAGAAAAACCCCCAAAATCCCCGAAAGGACCACTCCCAGAATGGGATGGAGCTTGAAACGGCGCACAAGAATCAAAATGAGTACAAAAATGATACATCCGCCGGGATTGAGGGCAAAATTGAGCTTGGGTCCTCCCTTACCGGCAATCCATGTTCCAATTGTATCAAGTCCGATGTAGCCACGGAAGATGGAAAGCTCGGCAAAAAACAGGATCGCCGTAGCAATCAACCCGATGGTAGCCGGGCGAATTCCCTTTATGACAGCATCAACGATCCTGTTGGTTCTAAAGGCATTCAAAAGGCGGGCAATGATAATGATGATCACGAACGATGGAAGAACAACCCCCAAGGTTGAAACAATAGCACCGCTGATACCGGCCGTTCTGATGCCGATGAAGGTGGCGGCATTAATGCCGATAGGCCCAGGGGTCATCTGGCTGACGGCCACCAAATCGGCAAATTCCTGGAGGGAAAGCCAGCCGTGTCGTTCGATCTCCATCTTCATGAGGGGGATCATCGCATAACCGCCCCCGAAACTGAAAAGTCCTATCTTGAAAAAGGTCCAAAGCAAATCAAAATAGAGTGCCATCTACAGCTCCTTGCGGAAAAGACGATAGCGCAGGACACCGGCAAGGCCTGCCGATGCAATAATGGCGATGGCATGCAAATTGAAAATCACTAAGGCAAGAAAAGCG
The sequence above is drawn from the Sediminispirochaeta bajacaliforniensis DSM 16054 genome and encodes:
- a CDS encoding NIL domain-containing protein; the encoded protein is MIQKKFLLNFSKEVSEQPHIYHLVKDYDLIVNIFRAKITDEAEGFMILEISGEKDALRKGIAYLRDQNVGVGEAEKGVVWDEERCTQCGNCLSHCPTHALRIDDPATMHIIFDAEACIECLACIKNCPYGACTSVF
- a CDS encoding UPF0280 family protein gives rise to the protein MVPVLRFSKRNFRALSFRGAHYRINDEAFDSARRYLPVLRKELEKYIRHFPDFQRSLTPLAVLQTPAPESAIRMHKASLSIGVGPMAAVAGTFAQLAVEKALSEGLDEAIVENGGDVFMKLEHELILALYAGKAPEGFRHLAFRIQAEQTPLAVCSSSSKMGHSLSFGRADLVTVVAPDAAIADAAATWGANSIDSPKELERRAEEITALPGVQGVLIILDGTMAMAGKLPPLIRHVDPRLESRVSKDKKSNYPG
- a CDS encoding chromate transporter; the protein is MALYFDLLWTFFKIGLFSFGGGYAMIPLMKMEIERHGWLSLQEFADLVAVSQMTPGPIGINAATFIGIRTAGISGAIVSTLGVVLPSFVIIIIIARLLNAFRTNRIVDAVIKGIRPATIGLIATAILFFAELSIFRGYIGLDTIGTWIAGKGGPKLNFALNPGGCIIFVLILILVRRFKLHPILGVVLSGILGVFLMG